One Longimicrobium sp. DNA segment encodes these proteins:
- the coxB gene encoding cytochrome c oxidase subunit II, translating to MSTRLRPHACAAAVLLAGCERQFSATHPVGPQAERISDMIWFLTWLGTAVFVVVVGFLFYALWRGKQREESAAGPEAERRMAWWVGGSVAATTAILLVLLVYNFYTGRALAAFADSSAMTIRVTGHQWWWSVEYQDPLYSRRVSTANEIHIPVGRKVRLEVQSRDVIHSFWAPNLHGKIDLIPGYGGTTYFSADEPGVYSGRCAEFCGLQHAKMNFLVIAEPPDRFAAWYEAQLRSAPPPADSVQQKGQQVFLSKQCAMCHTIRGTPANSRIGPDLTHLASRRTLASGAIPNTRGHLAGWVLDPQRIKPGTRMPPNQLAGDELQALLDYLESLK from the coding sequence GTGAGCACGCGCCTTCGTCCCCACGCATGCGCGGCGGCCGTGCTCCTGGCGGGGTGCGAGCGCCAGTTCTCGGCCACGCACCCCGTGGGCCCGCAGGCGGAGCGGATCAGCGACATGATCTGGTTCCTCACCTGGCTCGGCACGGCCGTCTTCGTGGTGGTGGTGGGCTTCCTCTTCTACGCGCTGTGGCGCGGCAAGCAGCGCGAGGAGAGCGCCGCCGGGCCCGAGGCGGAGCGGCGGATGGCGTGGTGGGTGGGCGGCTCGGTGGCGGCCACCACGGCCATCCTGCTGGTGCTGCTGGTCTACAACTTCTACACGGGGCGGGCGCTGGCGGCCTTCGCGGATTCCAGCGCCATGACCATCCGCGTGACGGGGCACCAGTGGTGGTGGTCGGTGGAGTACCAGGACCCGCTGTACAGCCGCCGGGTGTCGACGGCCAACGAGATCCACATCCCCGTGGGGCGCAAGGTGCGGCTGGAGGTGCAGTCGCGCGACGTGATCCATTCGTTCTGGGCGCCGAACCTCCACGGCAAGATCGACCTGATCCCCGGCTACGGCGGCACCACCTACTTCAGCGCGGACGAGCCGGGGGTGTACAGCGGGCGGTGCGCGGAGTTCTGCGGCCTTCAGCACGCCAAGATGAACTTCCTGGTGATCGCGGAGCCGCCGGACCGCTTCGCCGCGTGGTACGAGGCGCAGCTCCGCAGCGCCCCGCCCCCGGCCGACTCGGTGCAGCAGAAGGGGCAGCAGGTATTCCTGTCGAAGCAGTGCGCGATGTGCCACACGATCCGGGGCACGCCGGCCAACAGCCGCATCGGCCCGGACCTGACGCACCTGGCGAGCCGCCGCACGCTGGCCTCGGGCGCCATCCCCAACACGCGCGGCCACCTGGCCGGGTGGGTGCTGGACCCGCAGCGCATCAAGCCCGGCACCCGCATGCCGCCGAACCAACTCGCCGGCGATGAGCTGCAGGCGCTGCTGGATTATCTGGAGAGCCTGAAGTAG